Below is a window of Fervidobacterium pennivorans DSM 9078 DNA.
AGGAATACACACCGTATGCTGGAAAAGTTGCGTTTGGTAGTTTGGTTTTATCTGAAAGAAAATTCGAAGGTGAACCGGAATTACTTTTTGGTGAGCCGTGTGATGTTAAAGATATAAAATTTGCACTTATTGTTGTGGAAGCGGTGAAATCTAACGCGATAGTGATTGTGAAAGATGGTGTTACTGTTGGTATCGGCGGAGGGCAGCCATCGAGAAAAAGGTCAGCGTGGATAGCCACAACTCTGGCAAAGGATAATGCAAAAGGTGCGATAGCAGCATCTGATGCATTTTTCCCATTCACAGATGGTTTGGAAATACTTATCGATGCAGGTGTTAAATGTGTCGTTGCCCCGCTCGGTTCTATACGGGACGAGGAAGTGCTGAATTTTGCACGGGAGAAGGACATAACGTTCTACAAATCCCCAATAAGACTCTTCAGACACTGAAAGCATGGTTGAAGAACGTATTTTTGGGAGTGAAGATACATGAGTGGAGTTAGAAAGGTTAAAAGAGTGTTGGTCCTTGGAAGCGGTGGAAGGGAACATGCTATTGGATGGGCGTTCAAAAACGCTGGTTGTGAAGTTTCCTTTTACCCAGGTAACGCTGGAACAAAATTGGAGGGTAAAAATTTAAATATTAGCGAAGCAGAGCTTCTCAGTGGCAACATCTTAGGTGAGTTTGATTTGGTAATTCCGGGTTCAGAGGATTTCTTGGTTAAAGGTATCGCAGATGGAAGAATAAATGTCTTTGGGCCAGATTCGGCTGGTGCTAGACTCGAAGGTTCAAAGTGTTTTGCAAAACTCTTTATGGAAAAATACAATATACCTACTGCAAGATTCCAAATTGCGCGAAATAAAGTCCAGTTGGTTGATGCACTCAAATCATTCACACCTCCTTATGTTATTAAAGCAGATGGGCTTGCGCAAGGTAAAGGTGTAATAATAGAAGATAACTTTTCAAATGCAGTTGAAAATGGTAGCAAACTTATGGATGGAACTCTAATTCCAGGGGTTAGTGGTCCCGTGGTTGTGGATGAATTCTTAAAGGGTTGGGAATTATCTGCCATTGCCATCGTAAGTGGTCGCAAATTTGCACTGCTACCGTTCACCCGTGATTACAAACGTGTCTTTACAGGCAACAAGGGACCAAACACCGGTGGGATGGGAGCCTATGGGCCTGTTGAAATAAATCAGAAACTGGTCGAGAAAATTCGAACCATATTTGATAAAACATTGTTTGGATTGGAAAAAGAAGGAATTTACTACAAAGGTTTTCTTTACATAGGTCTTATGATTGTAGATGAAGAGCCATACGTTTTGGAATACAACGTCCGACTTGGAGACCCAGAAACGGAAGTAATAGTTGCTATGGAACCTGAAAAATTTGTGGGAAATGTTCTGAAGGCTTTTAATAATGAAGACTTTGAGGAATACAAATCGTCAAAATTCGCGGTTGATGTGGTCGTCGCTTCGGAAGGGTACCCGGAAAGTCCCAGAAAAGGACAAAAGATTGTGATTGAGAATATAGAAAATAGTGAGAAAGAGGGAAACATACTCTTTTACGCCGGCGTCAAAGAGCAAAATGGTGAATTGGTTGTTTCCGGAGGAAGGGTTCTACATTCTGTTGGAATTGATAACGAATTGGGAAAGGCGAGGGAAAAAGCATACAAAAACATACAAAATATACACTTCGAAGGTATGTTTTACAGAGATGATATTGCTCTGTAGTTTGTTATTCTGGGTAAACATGCGGGGTGAGAATATGAATGATGGTGGTATGAAATACACATACTCAGGCTCGGGTGTAGATGTTCTTAGAAATGATGAATTTACCGATTATATCAAAAGTGTTGTCAAAATTCCAGAATGGGTGGTTAAAGAACCTACAGGATACGCCACAATTTTGAATTTCACAAATCCTCCGATAGTATTGACAGCAGACGGTGTGGGCTCAAAGTTATTGTTACATATTGAACACGGCAGATGGGAGGACGCAGCCCAAGATTTGATAGCGATGAACTACAACGATATAGTGTGTGTGGGTGGACTTCCAAAGGCATTTGTTGACTATTTAGGTGTGAACCATATAGACAAAGACCACTACGAATTTGTTAAAGCACTCGCTAAAAAGCTTTCAGAGTATGACATGGCACTTGTTGCTGGTGAAACGGCAGAAATTCCGTCCATTTACAGCGATAGAGATTGGGATGTTGCAGGTTTTTGTGTAGGTACACTCCAAAGAAGGATACCTGTTGAGACGATAAATTATGAAGACTTAATAATAGGATTACCTGCCAGTGGGTTTCATTCCAACGGATGGTCACTGATAAGAAAAATCTTAAAAGAAGAAAAGATAAGTATCAAAGAGTTGGACTTCGACCTTTTGAAGGGTACTAAGATATACAGCGAAGTTACAAAAGTCTTTGAACTTGTTAAAGGTATTGCCCATGTTACGGGGGGCGGTATTTTAAGAGCATTAAGGAGGGTATTGAAAGACAAAGGATGGGAAATCACCATAAGACTACCAGACTACATGCGATGGGTGTTGAAATACGTCGAAATCGAAGAAGGTATGCGAACATTCAACATGGGTTATGGGATGATTTTGATTGTCTCGAGGGAAATTTTAGACAAGGTTTTAGAAATCACGGGTGGTGAGGTTATAGGCGTGGTTAGTAAAAATACAAAAATTGTGGTACAATAGTTGCGAATTCAGAATCAAAAAATTGGAGGTGGAGAAATTGAAGTTAAAACCATGGGTTATAACACTCATTGTGATACTTGTCATAGCTTTGATATCTATTTTTTGGGCGATAGGCACTTACAACAAAATAGTTGCTTTGGAACAAAAAGTTCAAGAGAGCTACAGCCAAATTCAAAACCAACTCCAGCGAAGGGCGGATTTGATACCAAACCTCGTTGAGACTGTAAAAGGTTACGCTGCACACGAAAAAGAAATCTTTGAAGCGATTGCCGATGCACGGTCTAAGTTAATAGGTGCACAGACTCCTGAAGAACAAGCAACCGCCGATGCACAGTTAAACAGCGCGTTATCAAGATTGCTTGCCATTGTTGAGAATTATCCAACGCTCAAAGCTGATGCGAATTTCAGACAGCTGATGGACGAACTGGCAGGAACAGAGAACAGAATAGCTGTAGCAAGAAAGGATTACAACGAAGCCGTTAGGGAATACAATGCGTTTATAAAAAGATTTCCCAATATGTTGATTGCAAATGCGTTTGGTTTCAGAGAGAAACAGTACTTTGAAGCAAAACCAGGAGCCGAAGAAACACCAAGTGTGAAGTTTTGAATATTCAGACTCTGAATTGCCTGGACTATTGCGAATAAAAGCTTGGGAGCCCGGTATACTCTGCCGGGCTTTCTGTATTGTTTTTTTGGTCTTTAAGCTTCTTATTAAGTGATAGCTTGGATGTTGTATAATAATCTTGTAGTATTCTTTGTAGGTGGATTAAAGGGGGCTCAGGAGTATGAAGATAGATTTACTTTTTGCAGAAATTGGCTCAACAACTACTGTTTTAACGGCTTTTCATTTTGGTTTTAAACCGAAAGTAATAGCCCAGGCGGAACACTGGACCACAGTTAACGAAGGTGATGTGACAATAGGTATAGAACGCGCTCTTAGAAAGATTAAGGAACAACTTGGTGAAGACATCAGTTGGGAGAGGTTTGCAGCAACAAGCAGTGCTGCAGGCGGTTTGAAGATGACTGTTCACGGGCTTGTTTACGATATGACTGTTCGCGCGGCAAAGGAGGCAGCCCTCGGTGCGGGAGCGGTTATCAAATATGTGACGGCTGGGAAAATGGATGAGTTCCATTTGAAAAAGGTAGAGTCCATACAACCTAAATTGATTCTTTTGGCTGGTGGAGTTGACTACGGAGAAAGTGAAACGGTTATCCACAATGCGAAGATGTTAGCTAAATTGCCACTTGATGTGCCTATTGTTTACGCAGGAAATGTTGCGGCAGCTGAACAAGTGGAATTCATACTTACAAATGCAGGTAAAAAGGTCTACGTTACTGAGAACGTTTACCCAAGGATTGATTATCTCAACGTAGAACCAACAAGAAATGTTATAAAGGAAGTGTTTGCCGAACATATTGTAAAAGCACCCGGAATGGATAAGATAAAAGATATGGTGAACTACGAAATTATCCCTACACCTGCTGCAGTTATGATAACAACAGAGCTTGCCTACGAACATTTTGGTGATTGTTTGACAATAGATATCGGTGGTGCAACAACAGATGTAGATTCTGTTACCGACGGCTCTCCCGAAATACAGGAAATGCTCATTTCTCCTGAACCTTTTGCAAAGAGGACCGTTGAGGGCGATTTGGGACTATACGTAAACGCACACAACGTTATCGAGATGATTGGCGAGGAGAATTTAAGAAAGCAATTCGAAAATTACGATGAGCTTGTCAAAAGAATAAGTCCGTATCCGGCAACTGAGCGTGACGAGTATTTCATAAGCAAGCTGGCAATGTTCTGTGCACAACAAGGGTTGAGAAGACATGCGGGAAGTAAAAAACACCTTTACACTCCAACAGGTAGAAAGACGATAGCTGAAGGAAAAGATTTGACCGCTGTTCGTGTAATCTTTGGCACAGGTGGTTTTCTATCAAGGTCTAAGCATGCAAAGGAAGTCTTGGAAAGTTTAAAACATCTTTCAAAACTGCACCCAATGGAGTTGTTACCCTCGGAAGAGATAAGTTTGTACAGAGATAAACACTACATATTTGCTGCAATAGGACTTATTGCGAGTAAAATAGATAAAGATATAGCAAAGCAACTTCTTGAGATGGATGTTGAACTATATTAAGAGGAGGAGAGAAAATCATGAGCGCTGTCGAGAACAACGCAATGAAAGAAAAAGTACTAGTTATAAAGACCGAAGAAGTGGAGAGGTTGTGCAAAGGTAGAACAGGAGTTGTTGAGGTTCCTCAGGAAGAATTTTTTAGTGTGCTAAAAAATGGATTTTTTGTTGAGCGGGAAATAGCAGAATACGACGAAACGATAAGGCAAGTGATTCCATACATCGTTCTAAAAGAAGGAGACGAATATATATTCTTTAGGCGAACTGCAAATCAAACTGAGAAAAGGCTCCACAATTTAATTACACTTGGAGTTGGTGGACATTTGAATATAGAAGATTCACAGGACCCAATTGAATGTTTCGAAAAGGGTTTAAGAAGAGAATTATCAGAAGAAGTTGATGTTGAAGTGAAATCACTGAACTATGTAGGTTTAATAAACGAGACTGAGAATCCTGTGAGTCGTGTTCACGTTGGTGTGCTCTATATTGCAGACGTTAAATACAATGGGATAGTTGAGAAGGAGAATTTCGTAGAAATCAGGTCGAAAAGATTGGAAGATTATATTGAGGAGATGGAAGGATGGGCGAAGGTGGTAGCATTATACTTAGAACATTCGCAAAGTTAAACCTTTGCCTGGATGTTTTGAGAAAAAGGGAAGATGGTTATCATGAAATAGATTCGTTGTTTCAAACGATTTCGCTTTTTGATAGGATGACTGTCAAAATAACACGTGGAGATGGGGGTTTAAAATTAGAATCAAACGTTGAAATTGAAAATAACATAATCGAAAGAATTTGGAGATTGGTTAATATCACCGACTACGATGCACATGTCTTGCTTGAAAAGAATATACCCATTGGT
It encodes the following:
- the purD gene encoding phosphoribosylamine--glycine ligase, with product MSGVRKVKRVLVLGSGGREHAIGWAFKNAGCEVSFYPGNAGTKLEGKNLNISEAELLSGNILGEFDLVIPGSEDFLVKGIADGRINVFGPDSAGARLEGSKCFAKLFMEKYNIPTARFQIARNKVQLVDALKSFTPPYVIKADGLAQGKGVIIEDNFSNAVENGSKLMDGTLIPGVSGPVVVDEFLKGWELSAIAIVSGRKFALLPFTRDYKRVFTGNKGPNTGGMGAYGPVEINQKLVEKIRTIFDKTLFGLEKEGIYYKGFLYIGLMIVDEEPYVLEYNVRLGDPETEVIVAMEPEKFVGNVLKAFNNEDFEEYKSSKFAVDVVVASEGYPESPRKGQKIVIENIENSEKEGNILFYAGVKEQNGELVVSGGRVLHSVGIDNELGKAREKAYKNIQNIHFEGMFYRDDIAL
- a CDS encoding LemA family protein is translated as MKLKPWVITLIVILVIALISIFWAIGTYNKIVALEQKVQESYSQIQNQLQRRADLIPNLVETVKGYAAHEKEIFEAIADARSKLIGAQTPEEQATADAQLNSALSRLLAIVENYPTLKADANFRQLMDELAGTENRIAVARKDYNEAVREYNAFIKRFPNMLIANAFGFREKQYFEAKPGAEETPSVKF
- a CDS encoding GlmL-related ornithine degradation protein → MKIDLLFAEIGSTTTVLTAFHFGFKPKVIAQAEHWTTVNEGDVTIGIERALRKIKEQLGEDISWERFAATSSAAGGLKMTVHGLVYDMTVRAAKEAALGAGAVIKYVTAGKMDEFHLKKVESIQPKLILLAGGVDYGESETVIHNAKMLAKLPLDVPIVYAGNVAAAEQVEFILTNAGKKVYVTENVYPRIDYLNVEPTRNVIKEVFAEHIVKAPGMDKIKDMVNYEIIPTPAAVMITTELAYEHFGDCLTIDIGGATTDVDSVTDGSPEIQEMLISPEPFAKRTVEGDLGLYVNAHNVIEMIGEENLRKQFENYDELVKRISPYPATERDEYFISKLAMFCAQQGLRRHAGSKKHLYTPTGRKTIAEGKDLTAVRVIFGTGGFLSRSKHAKEVLESLKHLSKLHPMELLPSEEISLYRDKHYIFAAIGLIASKIDKDIAKQLLEMDVELY
- a CDS encoding phosphoribosylformylglycinamidine cyclo-ligase — protein: MKYTYSGSGVDVLRNDEFTDYIKSVVKIPEWVVKEPTGYATILNFTNPPIVLTADGVGSKLLLHIEHGRWEDAAQDLIAMNYNDIVCVGGLPKAFVDYLGVNHIDKDHYEFVKALAKKLSEYDMALVAGETAEIPSIYSDRDWDVAGFCVGTLQRRIPVETINYEDLIIGLPASGFHSNGWSLIRKILKEEKISIKELDFDLLKGTKIYSEVTKVFELVKGIAHVTGGGILRALRRVLKDKGWEITIRLPDYMRWVLKYVEIEEGMRTFNMGYGMILIVSREILDKVLEITGGEVIGVVSKNTKIVVQ
- a CDS encoding DNA mismatch repair protein MutT, translated to MSAVENNAMKEKVLVIKTEEVERLCKGRTGVVEVPQEEFFSVLKNGFFVEREIAEYDETIRQVIPYIVLKEGDEYIFFRRTANQTEKRLHNLITLGVGGHLNIEDSQDPIECFEKGLRRELSEEVDVEVKSLNYVGLINETENPVSRVHVGVLYIADVKYNGIVEKENFVEIRSKRLEDYIEEMEGWAKVVALYLEHSQS